A DNA window from Hemibagrus wyckioides isolate EC202008001 linkage group LG11, SWU_Hwy_1.0, whole genome shotgun sequence contains the following coding sequences:
- the LOC131362080 gene encoding deoxynucleotidyltransferase terminal-interacting protein 1 isoform X1: MGAHRSEGRREWLQQDAGEQQQVQSMNPWNIMIKHRQVQRRGRRSQMAVSYTDPVISMDLLRTVLQPSFNDDILAVFKKYMKFFEKAASNVKENVGEDVQTEQLIKEACRNCLENAKQLFPDPEKPVQRPLFDPSIKRSRQMDDDSSQRGSPIPKKRKGRPPLPTLPYDRSIPYSAPIKPKVTEPIKREGPKWDPARLTEKSTFVLGSRANKALGMGGTRGRIYIKHADLFKYAADAQDKQWLAERQHMRATGGKMAYLLIEEDIQDLALSEEYKDCPELRMDELKPFMVPVWMLEKMQKTMESQRSEKD, from the exons AACCCCTGGAACATCATGATCAAGCACAGACAGGTTCAGCGCAGGGGTAGACGCTCACAGATGGCTGTGAG TTATACAGATCCTGTCATTTCTATGGATCTCTTGCGGACTGTGCTGCAGCCTAGCTTCAACGATGACATTTTGGcagtctttaaaaaatatatgaag TTTTTTGAGAAGGCAGCAAGCAATGTGAAGGAGAATGTAGGGGAGGACGTACAGACTGAACAGCTCATCAAAGAGGCGTGTCGAAACTGCTTGGAGAAT GCCAAACAGCTCTTCCCAGATCCAGAGAAGCCTGTACAAAGACCTCTCTTCGATCCCTCTATAAAG CGTTCACGGCAGATGGATGATGATTCTAGCCAAAGAGGAAGCCCAATCCCTAAAAag AGGAAGGGACGTCCCCCTCTGCCCACTTTACCTTACGACAGATCTATACCATACAGTGCTCC GATTAAGCCTAAAGTCACTGAGCCCATAAAACGAGAAGGACCAAAG TGGGATCCTGCTCGGCTGACTGAGAAAAGCACATTTGTTTTAGGATCCAGAGCAAACAA GGCTTTAGGGATGGGAGGCACTAGAGGAAGGATCTACATTAAACATGCAGATCTCTTCAAG TATGCTGCTGATGCTCAGGATAAGCAGTGGCTTGCAGAGAGGCAGCACATGAGAGCCACAGGTGGAAAGATG GCATATCTACTTATTGAGGAGGACATCCAAGACCTTGCTCTAAGTGAAGAATATAA AGACTGTCCTGAATTGAGGATGGACGAATTGAAGCCCTTTATGGTGCCTGTTTGGATGTTAGAGAAGATGCAGAAGACCATGGAATCTCAGAGATCTGAGAAGGATTAA
- the LOC131362080 gene encoding deoxynucleotidyltransferase terminal-interacting protein 1 isoform X2 — translation MGAHRSEGRREWLQQDAGEQQQVQSMNPWNIMIKHRQVQRRGRRSQMAVSYTDPVISMDLLRTVLQPSFNDDILAVFKKYMKFFEKAASNVKENVGEDVQTEQLIKEACRNCLENAKQLFPDPEKPVQRPLFDPSIKRSRQMDDDSSQRGSPIPKKRKGRPPLPTLPYDRSIPYSAPIKPKVTEPIKREGPKWDPARLTEKSTFVLGSRANKALGMGGTRGRIYIKHADLFKYAADAQDKQWLAERQHMRATGGKMAYLLIEEDIQDLALSEEYKLRVPIQAVLLASLVASPRKKIWSW, via the exons AACCCCTGGAACATCATGATCAAGCACAGACAGGTTCAGCGCAGGGGTAGACGCTCACAGATGGCTGTGAG TTATACAGATCCTGTCATTTCTATGGATCTCTTGCGGACTGTGCTGCAGCCTAGCTTCAACGATGACATTTTGGcagtctttaaaaaatatatgaag TTTTTTGAGAAGGCAGCAAGCAATGTGAAGGAGAATGTAGGGGAGGACGTACAGACTGAACAGCTCATCAAAGAGGCGTGTCGAAACTGCTTGGAGAAT GCCAAACAGCTCTTCCCAGATCCAGAGAAGCCTGTACAAAGACCTCTCTTCGATCCCTCTATAAAG CGTTCACGGCAGATGGATGATGATTCTAGCCAAAGAGGAAGCCCAATCCCTAAAAag AGGAAGGGACGTCCCCCTCTGCCCACTTTACCTTACGACAGATCTATACCATACAGTGCTCC GATTAAGCCTAAAGTCACTGAGCCCATAAAACGAGAAGGACCAAAG TGGGATCCTGCTCGGCTGACTGAGAAAAGCACATTTGTTTTAGGATCCAGAGCAAACAA GGCTTTAGGGATGGGAGGCACTAGAGGAAGGATCTACATTAAACATGCAGATCTCTTCAAG TATGCTGCTGATGCTCAGGATAAGCAGTGGCTTGCAGAGAGGCAGCACATGAGAGCCACAGGTGGAAAGATG GCATATCTACTTATTGAGGAGGACATCCAAGACCTTGCTCTAAGTGAAGAATATAA ATTGCGAGTTCCAATCCAGGCAGTGCTTCTGGCATCTCTAGTTGCAAgtccaagaaaaaaaatttgGTCATGGTAA
- the ube2c gene encoding ubiquitin-conjugating enzyme E2 C — protein sequence MASQNLDPAAASSTAALKGNETSGNVSKGSVTKRLQQELMTLMMSGDKGISAFPESDNLFKWIGTIDGAQGTVYEGLRYKLSLEFPSGYPYNAPRVKFITSCFHPNVDENGFICLDILKDKWSALYDVRSILLSIQSLLGEPNNDSPMNSAAAELWDNQEAFKAHLHATYKN from the exons ATGGCCTCGCAGAACCTGGATCCTGCTGCAGCTTCTTCTACAGCCGCGTTAAAAGGAAACGAGACTTCCGGAAATGTGTCGAAGGGCTCCGTTACTAAAAG GCTTCAACAAGAGCTGATGACTCTCATG ATGTCAGGAGACAAAGGAATTTCAGCGTTCCCTGAGTCTGACAATCTCTTCAAATGGATCGGCACAATAGACGGAGCTCAAGGAACA GTGTATGAAGGGCTGAGATATAAGCTCTCACTGGAGTTCCCTAGTGGATACCCATACAACGCTCCTCGGGTGAAGttcatcacttcctgctttCATCCAAATGTTGATGAGAACGGGTTTATCTGCTTAGACATTTTGAAAGACAAATGGTCTGCTCTCTATGACGTTCGATCCATTTTGCTTTCCATTCAGAGTTTACTTGGAG AACCCAACAATGATAGCCCTATGAACTCTGCAGCTGCAGAATTATGGGATAACCAGGAAG ccTTCAAAGCCCATTTGCACGCAACCTACAAGAATTGA
- the zgc:109913 gene encoding regulator of G-protein signaling 9-binding protein, which translates to MNRWRRSVGEIQARKRLVSECEQAQVSFNKLTACFQQMATCLGSNTDGSLLRDEMEETRGQAHKICTGLHRRLLKLLVETEQSQDDREQVERLWVLLLSTLENFQQELRKVSALQELFPVTLQKDRHALVNTGASGGGTEVAGRAAMVQNPWVVTECKEKPDLNGHVLEIETLLQEMLQRVNVPLWSVEPMQKAWAEGTQEEDDDILEEIMEVEVVSQDGKSGCCSHSNCRLRCIFCLLN; encoded by the exons ATGAATCGGTGGCGGAGGTCTGTGGGAGAGATCCAGGCCAGGAAGAGGCTGGTGAGCGAGTGTGAGCAGGCGCAGGTCTCCTTCAACAAACTCACCGCCTGCTTCCAGCAAATGGCCACCTGCTTAGGGAGTAACACAGACGGTAGCCTTCTGAGAGACGAGATGGAGGAAACCAGGGGACAGGCGCATAAAATATGTACAG GGCTGCACCGGAGGCTGCTGAAGCTGCTAGTTGAGACTGAGCAAAGCCAGGACGACCGCGAGCAGGTCGAGCGCCTATGGGTGCTGCTCCTGAGCACTTTGGAGAACTTCCAGCAGGAGCTTAGGAAGGTCAGTGCACTCCAGGAGCTCTTTCCTGTCACTCTGCAGAAGGACAGACATGCCCTGGTGAACACAGGTGCCTCCGGAGGAGGCACTGAAGTGGCAGGGCGTGCTGCCATGGTGCAGAACCCCTGGGTGGTGACAGAGTGCAAGGAGAAGCCTGACCTGAACGGCCATGTGCTGGAGATCGAGACTCTGCTCCAGGAAATGCTGCAGAGAGTAAACGTGCCACTATGGTCAGTGGAGCCAATGCAGAAAGCCTGGGCAGAAGGGACACAGGAAGAGGATGATGACATCTTAGAGGAGATAATGGAGGTCGAAGTGGTGTCACAGGATGGAAAATCAGGCTGCTGCAGCCATTCCAACTGTAGACTAAGATGCATATTCTGTTTGCTAAACTAG
- the LOC131361211 gene encoding E3 ubiquitin-protein ligase RNF182, giving the protein MSNKSDSEGVVYTVEELECKICYSRYDARARKPKLLACLHRVCARCLKKMAEMESSPGTVSCPFCRHQTHVPDEEIWLLQDDSNILAILSYQERVRKSGSMPVGEVLLTPNSLNGGEIGTSGEGGGEQAHSSSDCLVITIMEVPGESTSPDSTGMLNMVRLYRPASLDSLPCHVPVQKWRAWTSRSVPRFVMGFLCLLYFSSLPLGIYLLMIQQLTLGVILVSLVPSTLVLCVFYGFCQCLCHEIMEAMAT; this is encoded by the coding sequence ATGAGTAACAAGTCAGACTCGGAAGGTGTAGTCTACACGGTGGAAGAACTAGAATGCAAGATATGCTATAGCCGCTACGATGCACGAGCTCGCAAGCCAAAGTTACTGGCGTGCCTGCACCGTGTCTGCGCTCGCTGCCTGAAGAAGATGGCTGAGATGGAATCATCACCTGGCACTGTCAGCTGTCCATTCTGCCGCCATCAGACGCATGTGCCTGATGAGGAAATCTGGCTCCTGCAGGATGACAGTAACATCCTGGCCATCCTCTCTTACCAGGAGCGAGTGAGGAAGAGCGGCTCGATGCCTGTGGGTGAGGTTCTTCTCACCCCAAACAGTCTAAATGGGGGAGAGATAGGAACaagtggagaaggaggaggagagcaggcCCACAGTTCCTCAGACTGCCTGGTCATCACCATCATGGAGGTTCCAGGCGAGTCCACTTCACCCGACTCCACTGGCATGCTGAACATGGTGCGTCTGTATCGGCCGGCTAGTTTGGACTCGCTGCCGTGTCACGTGCCTGTGCAGAAGTGGCGTGCGTGGACATCGCGCTCTGTGCCACGTTTTGTCATGGGCTTCCTCTGCCTGCTCTACTTCAGCTCGCTGCCCCTGGGCATCTATCTGCTCATGATTCAGCAACTCACACTGGGAGTGATCCTAGTCAGCCTGGTGCCCTCCACCCTCGTCCTCTGCGTGTTCTACGGCTTCTGTCAGTGCCTGTGCCATGAGATCATGGAGGCCATGGCTACATAG